The following is a genomic window from Desulfonatronum sp. SC1.
TTCAGATTTTCTTGACGCCATGATCCTGACCTTCACTTCACGCCCAATGTTTCCGCGAAAACTCCCGGACCTGGGCCGCTGAATCCAGGTTCAGGGCCTGGGCCGCCAGTTCCCGGCAGCGGGCCATGTTCAGGGTGCGGACGAGGGCTTTGACCGCGGGGATCGAGGCCGCGCCGACGCTGAGTTCGGTTACGCCCAGGCCGATGAGGATGGGCACGGCTTCGGGGTCGCCGGCCAGACCGCCGCAGACGCCGCACCACTTGCCGTGGGCCGTCGCGGCCTGGGCCGCCTTGTGGATCAGGGCCAGTACGGCCGGGTCCAGGCCGTCGCAGTGCGCCGCCAGCCGGGGATGGCCGCGGTCCATGGCCAGGGTGTACTGGGTCAGGTCGTTGGTGCCCACGGAGAAGAAATCCGCCTCCTTGGCGAACTGCTCGGCCAGCAGGGCCGCGGAAGGGGTTTCGACCATGATGCCCACGGGGATGGACAGGGGTGTGTCTTGGCCCTCCAGGGCCTCGCGTTCTTCCTCGAACAGGGCCTTGGCCTCGCGAAACTCCGCCAGTCGGGAGACCATCGGGAACATGATCAGGGCCCGGGCTGCGTCTTGGCCCGCACCCTGATCTTGATCCTGAATTTGGGCTTGAACCTGCAAAGCGGCCCGGATCACGGCCCGCAGTTGGACGCGGAGCACCTCGGGACGGTCCAGGCCGATGCGGATGCCCCGCTCGCCCAGGAAGGGGTTTTCCTCGGGGGCGATGGGCAGATAGGAGAGGGGCTTGTCCCCGCCCACGTCCATGGTCCGGATGACCACCGGCCTCCTGCCGCCCACGGCGCCAAGGATCGCGGCGTAGATCTCGGTCTGCTCATCCTCTGAAGGAGCCTGGTCCCTGTTCATGAACACGAACTCCGTGCGCATCAGGCCCACACCCTCGCCGCCCATGGCCGCGCACTTTTTGGCGTCCTCCAGGCCGCCGATGTTCCCGGCCACCTCCACGCGCACTCCGTCCGCGGTGATTGCGGGGTCGTCCTTGGCCGCCAGGTCGCGGCGGCGTTTCTCCTCGACCTGGGCCATGTTCGCCCGCAGTTCCGCCATTTCCCGGTCCGAAGGATTGAGGCGCAGGACGCCCCTGGTCCCGTCCAGGATGGCCGGAGTGTCCTCGGGCAGGTCCATAAGACGCGGGTCAACCCCGGCCAGGGCCGGCAGGCCCATGGACCGGGCCAGGATGGCGACGTGGGACGTGGCCCCGCCGGTGACGCTGCACAGGCCGACCACCGGGTTTTGGTCCAGTTCGGCCAAGTCGGCCAGATCCGACGGCGTTAGGTCCCGGGCCGCGAGGATGGTGTCCGGAGGGTAGGCGACCTTGGTGGTGACCGCGCCCGTGAGGAAGCGCAGCACGCGCTGTCCCACGTCGTGCAGGTCATGGGCGCGCTGGGCCAGCAGTTCGTTGTCCAGGGCGGCCAACTGCTCGGCCTGGGCGGTGTAGGCCCGGCACCAGGCAAAGGCCGCGCTCTTGCCCTGGGCGATCAGGGCCTCGGCCTGGTCCAGAATCTCCGGATCATCCAGCAATTCCTTGTGGGCCGCGAAAATGTCCGCTTGGGGCGACGTGCCAAGCTTGCCAGGCTTGTCGGGCTTGCCAGTCTTATCGGGTTGGGCGGATTTTTGGCGCATGGCCTCGATCTCGTCCATGGCCAGGGTCGCGGCCCGGCGCAGATCAGCGCGCTCGGCGTCCGGCTCCCGGCCTGTTTCCCGGATATCGAAAACCTGGTCCTGCTTGCGGCGAATCCGGCCCACGGCCAGCCCCGGTGAGGCCGGGACGCCGGTGATCAGGTTCGGGTCGTCCGGTACCGTCGGCGGAATTTGAGCTTTGCCGCGTGGGACGGGGGCCGTGCCTGTGGTCGGGCCTGTGGTAGGTTGGGGTTTGGCAGCTACGCCCGCTTCCCCCAGCCCGGAAGCCAGGGCCTGGACCAGGGCGGGCAAGGCCTTTGCCGCGTCCGGGCCGACGGCTTCCACGGTCACGACGTCGCCCTGCTTCGTGGCCAGGTTCATCAGGGCCACCACGCTGCGGGCATTGGCCTTTTTTCCGTGCAGGACCAGGCGCACGTCGGCCTGGAATCCCTTGGCCAGGTTGGCCAGCACCGCGGCCGGCCGGGCGTGCAGGCCGCTGGGGTTGATGATGGCCACGGGCTCGGAGACCAGGACGTCCGCCTCGGCCTGGGGCGTTGCCTCGCTCGCGTCGGGAGTTGCGGTCTGGGCCGCGAAGCTGATCCGCAGGGCCACGTCCCGCCCGGCCACGACCTGGCCCTGTGCCGGGCTGAAAAGTGCTCCATCCCCGGCATTGTCCACGACCATCTGGGTCAGCAGACTGGGCGCGTTCCGGGAGATGAAGTCCGGATCAAAGACGATCAAGGGCGCTCCGGCCTGGACCACGTCGTCCTGCCTGACCCGGGGGGTGAAGCCCTGGCCGCGCAGTTTGACCGTGTCCAGGCCGATGTGCAGCAAAACCTCCAGGCCGTTTTCGGCCTGGATGGTCAGGGCGTGGTTGCCGGCATGGAGGTTGACCACCCGCCCGGCGCAGGGGGCCAGCAGCGTGGAGCTTTCCGGCTGGATGGAAATGCCGTCGCCGACCATTTTTTGGGCAAAGACCTGATCCGGAACCTCTTCCAGGGGGACCAGCCGTCCGGAAAGCGGCGCGAGCAGGACCAGGGGCTCGTGCCGAAGATCTGCCTGGGGCGTTGATACCTCGGGATCCGCCGCGCCTTGTCCGGACATGCTTGGCCCGGACATTTCTGGCCCTGACTCCGCGCCGAGCAGAAACTGCTCCATGGCGGTTTTCAGGTTTTCGGAGCGGGGTCCGAAAATGGCCTGCATGTTCCGGCCCACCACCATGACCCCGGTCGCGCCCAGGGCCTTGAGCCGGGCCTGGTCAGCCCGGGCGGGGTCCGCCACCTCCACCCGCAGCCGGGTGATGCAGGCGTCCAGGCTGACGATGTTCTCCCGCCCGCCAAAGGCCGAAACCAGGTTTCGCGGAAGTTCCCGGGCCAAGTCGCCGGTCGGGCTCCCGGCCTGGCCCTGGTCGTCGATCTCGGCGTCGGCTGCAACGTCTTCCCGGCCCGGCGTCTTCAGATCCCAGGCCCGGATCAGCACCCGGAAGGTTCCATAGTAGATCAGGCCCACCAGGGGGCCGAAGACCAGCACCAGCCAGGGCTTGGTGTCCAGGGCGAAAAACAGGGCAAAATCGAT
Proteins encoded in this region:
- the ptsG gene encoding PTS glucose transporter subunit IIBC, coding for MSTLTNSFATLQKIGKALMLPVAVLPIAGILLGVGSAQFSWMPVQLSLLMAAAGSAIFGSLPLIFAIGVALGLTKNDGVAALAAVVGYVVMLATLGVLAKIYQQWDFVTQTLDLTIVTKGIMGINAMDTGVLGGILAGAVAAKMFNRFYRVELPQYLGFFAGKRSVPIVTAFAAIALGFVLSLIWPFAGTGIERFSQYAAYGNPTLAVTIYGFVERLLIPFGLHHIWNVPFFFEIGSFTTADGVLVRGDINRFFAGDPTAGILGGAYLFKMFGLPAAAIAIWHTARPENRVRTGGIMLSAALTSFLTGITEPIEFSFMFVAPVLYAIHAVFAAGCQLLFSLLGAKLGFTFSQGFIDFALFFALDTKPWLVLVFGPLVGLIYYGTFRVLIRAWDLKTPGREDVAADAEIDDQGQAGSPTGDLARELPRNLVSAFGGRENIVSLDACITRLRVEVADPARADQARLKALGATGVMVVGRNMQAIFGPRSENLKTAMEQFLLGAESGPEMSGPSMSGQGAADPEVSTPQADLRHEPLVLLAPLSGRLVPLEEVPDQVFAQKMVGDGISIQPESSTLLAPCAGRVVNLHAGNHALTIQAENGLEVLLHIGLDTVKLRGQGFTPRVRQDDVVQAGAPLIVFDPDFISRNAPSLLTQMVVDNAGDGALFSPAQGQVVAGRDVALRISFAAQTATPDASEATPQAEADVLVSEPVAIINPSGLHARPAAVLANLAKGFQADVRLVLHGKKANARSVVALMNLATKQGDVVTVEAVGPDAAKALPALVQALASGLGEAGVAAKPQPTTGPTTGTAPVPRGKAQIPPTVPDDPNLITGVPASPGLAVGRIRRKQDQVFDIRETGREPDAERADLRRAATLAMDEIEAMRQKSAQPDKTGKPDKPGKLGTSPQADIFAAHKELLDDPEILDQAEALIAQGKSAAFAWCRAYTAQAEQLAALDNELLAQRAHDLHDVGQRVLRFLTGAVTTKVAYPPDTILAARDLTPSDLADLAELDQNPVVGLCSVTGGATSHVAILARSMGLPALAGVDPRLMDLPEDTPAILDGTRGVLRLNPSDREMAELRANMAQVEEKRRRDLAAKDDPAITADGVRVEVAGNIGGLEDAKKCAAMGGEGVGLMRTEFVFMNRDQAPSEDEQTEIYAAILGAVGGRRPVVIRTMDVGGDKPLSYLPIAPEENPFLGERGIRIGLDRPEVLRVQLRAVIRAALQVQAQIQDQDQGAGQDAARALIMFPMVSRLAEFREAKALFEEEREALEGQDTPLSIPVGIMVETPSAALLAEQFAKEADFFSVGTNDLTQYTLAMDRGHPRLAAHCDGLDPAVLALIHKAAQAATAHGKWCGVCGGLAGDPEAVPILIGLGVTELSVGAASIPAVKALVRTLNMARCRELAAQALNLDSAAQVREFSRKHWA